In one Pseudomonas purpurea genomic region, the following are encoded:
- a CDS encoding DUF6316 family protein, whose amino-acid sequence MYGMRAQDIAPATHFRSDRLTRVNGDLYFSTRENTLEGPFSNHEEAEREVRAYIERVRLLSRERIS is encoded by the coding sequence ATGTACGGCATGCGCGCCCAAGACATCGCCCCGGCCACTCACTTTCGCAGTGACCGACTAACCCGCGTGAATGGCGACTTGTATTTCAGCACCCGGGAAAACACCCTGGAAGGCCCGTTCAGCAACCATGAGGAAGCCGAACGGGAGGTCCGCGCCTATATCGAACGAGTACGACTATTGAGCCGCGAGCGCATCAGCTGA
- the pap gene encoding polyphosphate:AMP phosphotransferase: MFESAEIGHAIDKETYDAEVPALREALLEAQFELQQQARFPVIVLINGIEGAGKGETVKLLNEWMDPRLIEVRTFDQQTDEELARPPAWRYWRMLPAKGRMGVFFGNWYSQMLQGRVHGEFKDARLDQGIAGAERLEKMLCDEGALIFKFWFHLSKKQMKARLKALQDDPLHSWRISPLDWQQSKTYDKFVHFGERVLRRTSRDYAPWHVIEGVDAHYRSLTVGKILLEGLQSALKTPKVKSSGMNPAPLPSSVDQFSLLDSLDMSQHLEKDDYEEQLITEQARLSGLMRDKRMRKHALVAVFEGNDAAGKGGAIRRVAAALDPRQYRIVPIAAPTEDERAQPYLWRFWRHIPARGTFTVFDRSWYGRVLVERIEGFCSPNDWMRAYGEINDFEEQLSDARVIVVKFWLAIDKQTQLERFQQREEIPFKRFKITEDDWRNRDKWDDYRAAVGDMVDRTSTEVSTWTLVEANDKRWARVKVLRTINRALEEAFEKSDKHDKKLKKATS, translated from the coding sequence ATGTTCGAATCTGCCGAAATCGGTCACGCCATCGACAAAGAAACCTACGACGCCGAGGTCCCGGCCCTGCGCGAGGCCTTGCTGGAAGCGCAGTTTGAACTTCAGCAGCAGGCGCGCTTTCCCGTGATCGTGCTGATCAATGGCATCGAAGGCGCGGGCAAGGGCGAGACGGTCAAGTTGCTCAACGAGTGGATGGACCCGCGACTGATCGAGGTGCGCACCTTCGATCAGCAAACCGACGAAGAACTGGCGCGGCCACCGGCCTGGCGTTACTGGCGGATGCTGCCGGCCAAGGGCCGCATGGGTGTGTTCTTCGGCAACTGGTACAGCCAGATGTTGCAGGGCCGGGTGCACGGCGAGTTCAAGGACGCCCGGCTCGATCAGGGCATCGCCGGTGCCGAGCGCCTGGAAAAAATGCTCTGCGATGAAGGCGCGCTGATTTTCAAGTTCTGGTTTCACCTGTCCAAGAAGCAAATGAAGGCGCGGCTCAAGGCCTTGCAGGATGACCCACTGCACAGTTGGCGCATCAGCCCGCTGGACTGGCAGCAATCGAAGACCTACGACAAATTCGTGCATTTTGGCGAGCGGGTGCTGCGTCGCACCAGCCGTGACTATGCGCCCTGGCATGTGATCGAAGGGGTCGATGCTCACTACCGCAGTTTGACTGTCGGCAAGATTCTGCTCGAAGGTCTGCAAAGTGCGTTGAAGACGCCCAAGGTCAAAAGCAGCGGCATGAACCCGGCGCCGCTGCCATCGTCCGTCGACCAGTTCAGCTTGCTCGACAGCCTGGACATGAGCCAGCACCTGGAGAAGGACGATTACGAAGAACAACTGATTACCGAGCAGGCGCGCCTTTCCGGGTTGATGCGTGACAAGCGCATGCGCAAACACGCCTTGGTGGCGGTTTTCGAGGGCAACGATGCGGCCGGCAAGGGTGGCGCGATTCGCCGCGTTGCCGCCGCCCTCGACCCGCGCCAGTACCGCATCGTGCCCATCGCCGCCCCCACCGAAGATGAACGTGCCCAACCGTACTTGTGGCGGTTCTGGCGGCATATCCCCGCCCGTGGCACGTTTACCGTGTTTGACCGTTCCTGGTATGGCCGGGTGCTGGTCGAACGCATTGAAGGGTTTTGCAGCCCTAACGACTGGATGCGCGCATACGGCGAAATCAACGATTTCGAAGAGCAGCTCAGTGACGCCAGGGTCATTGTGGTGAAGTTCTGGCTGGCCATCGACAAGCAGACGCAACTGGAGCGTTTCCAGCAGCGCGAGGAAATCCCGTTCAAGCGTTTCAAGATCACCGAGGACGACTGGCGCAACCGCGACAAGTGGGACGATTACCGCGCTGCCGTCGGCGACATGGTCGATCGCACCAGCACCGAGGTGTCGACCTGGACCCTGGTCGAGGCCAACGACAAGCGCTGGGCGCGGGTCAAGGTCTTGCGCACCATTAACCGGGCGCTGGAAGAAGCGTTTGAAAAGTCCGACAAGCACGACAAGAAATTGAAGAAGGCCACGAGTTAA
- the mnmC gene encoding bifunctional tRNA (5-methylaminomethyl-2-thiouridine)(34)-methyltransferase MnmD/FAD-dependent 5-carboxymethylaminomethyl-2-thiouridine(34) oxidoreductase MnmC, giving the protein MNPVMHHAQLDWDDQGRPHSRVFDDVYFSDQSGLEETRYVFIEQNRLSERFAALPADGRFVIGETGFGTGLNFLCAWQLFEQQAVAGARLHFVSVEKYPLSPSDLQRALALWPELKVFADPLLAQYVAIHQGFQRLMLDNGRVTLTLLIGDALEQLPQLDAHIDAWFLDGFAPAKNPDMWTAELFAELARLAAPDSTISTFTSTGWVRRLLNAAGFKMRRTPGIGHKWEILRGAFLGWPEETPAPAAIKPWFARPTPLVGERRALVIGAGLAGCASAASLAARGWQVSVMERHGELAQEASGNPQGVLYLKLSAHSTALSQMIISGFGYTRRLLEHLQRGVDWDGCGVLQLAFNAKEAERQAQLAAAFPADLVHLLDQPQAQAKAGIELTHGGLFYPQGGWVHPPALCQWQATHTHVQRLLHREALELRKVDDQWQAWDGETLLASAPVVILAGAAEIKRFAQSAELPLKRIRGQITRLPQTAQSQSLATVVCAEGYVAPARLGEHTLGASFDFKSDDLTPTTAEHLGNLELLKEISTDLVSRLHAEQLDPEQLQGRAAFRCTSPDYLPIVGPLADNQAFAQAYAALSKDARQVPDVACPWLDGLYVNSGHGSRGLITAPLSGELLAAWLDNEPLPLPRAVAEACHPNRFALRRLIRGNG; this is encoded by the coding sequence ATGAATCCTGTAATGCACCACGCCCAACTCGACTGGGACGACCAGGGACGCCCGCACTCGCGGGTGTTCGACGATGTGTACTTCTCCGACCAGTCGGGCCTGGAAGAAACCCGCTACGTGTTCATCGAGCAGAATCGCTTGAGCGAACGCTTCGCCGCGCTGCCGGCCGACGGTCGTTTCGTGATTGGCGAAACCGGTTTCGGCACCGGGCTGAATTTTCTCTGCGCCTGGCAGTTGTTCGAGCAGCAAGCGGTGGCCGGCGCACGGCTGCATTTTGTCAGCGTCGAAAAGTACCCGCTGAGCCCAAGCGACCTGCAACGGGCCCTGGCCCTCTGGCCAGAACTCAAAGTCTTTGCCGACCCATTGCTGGCCCAGTACGTGGCGATCCATCAAGGCTTTCAGCGGTTGATGCTGGACAACGGTCGCGTAACCCTGACCCTGTTGATCGGCGATGCACTGGAACAACTGCCGCAACTGGACGCGCACATCGATGCCTGGTTTCTCGACGGTTTCGCCCCGGCGAAAAACCCGGACATGTGGACCGCCGAACTCTTTGCCGAACTGGCCCGGCTGGCCGCCCCCGACTCGACAATCAGTACGTTCACCAGCACCGGTTGGGTGCGCCGTTTGCTGAACGCGGCAGGCTTCAAAATGCGCCGCACACCGGGCATCGGTCACAAGTGGGAAATCCTGCGCGGCGCGTTTCTCGGCTGGCCCGAGGAGACGCCAGCCCCGGCAGCGATCAAGCCATGGTTTGCCCGGCCCACGCCCCTGGTCGGCGAGCGTCGCGCCCTGGTGATCGGCGCCGGGCTGGCCGGTTGTGCGAGTGCGGCCAGCCTCGCTGCGCGCGGCTGGCAAGTCAGCGTCATGGAGCGTCACGGCGAATTGGCGCAGGAAGCCTCGGGCAACCCGCAAGGCGTGCTGTACCTCAAGCTCTCGGCCCACAGCACCGCATTGTCACAAATGATCATCAGCGGTTTCGGCTATACCCGCCGACTGCTTGAGCACCTGCAACGCGGTGTCGACTGGGACGGTTGCGGGGTGCTGCAACTGGCGTTCAATGCCAAGGAAGCGGAGCGTCAGGCGCAGTTGGCCGCCGCGTTTCCGGCCGATCTGGTGCATCTGCTGGATCAACCGCAAGCGCAGGCCAAGGCCGGAATAGAGCTGACCCACGGCGGACTGTTCTACCCGCAAGGTGGCTGGGTTCACCCGCCCGCACTGTGCCAATGGCAAGCGACACACACCCATGTTCAGCGGTTGCTGCACCGTGAAGCGCTGGAACTGCGCAAGGTCGATGACCAGTGGCAAGCCTGGGACGGCGAGACGTTGCTGGCCAGTGCACCGGTGGTGATCCTGGCCGGCGCCGCCGAGATCAAACGCTTTGCGCAGAGTGCCGAACTGCCGCTCAAACGCATTCGCGGGCAAATCACCCGCCTCCCTCAAACCGCGCAAAGCCAGAGCCTGGCCACCGTGGTGTGCGCCGAAGGTTACGTCGCCCCTGCACGCCTGGGTGAACACACCCTGGGCGCGAGTTTCGACTTCAAGAGCGACGACCTGACCCCGACCACCGCCGAACACCTGGGCAACCTTGAGTTGCTCAAGGAGATTTCTACCGATCTGGTCAGCCGCCTGCACGCCGAACAGTTGGACCCGGAGCAACTTCAGGGCCGCGCGGCGTTCCGTTGCACCAGCCCCGATTACCTGCCCATCGTCGGACCTTTGGCCGACAACCAAGCCTTTGCCCAGGCTTACGCGGCATTGAGCAAGGACGCCCGGCAGGTACCGGACGTCGCGTGCCCCTGGCTCGACGGCTTGTACGTGAACAGCGGCCATGGCTCACGCGGGTTGATCACCGCGCCGCTGTCCGGCGAACTGCTCGCTGCCTGGCTGGACAACGAACCGCTGCCCCTGCCCCGCGCTGTCGCCGAAGCCTGTCACCCGAATCGCTTTGCCTTGCGCCGCTTGATCCGGGGCAACGGATAA
- a CDS encoding YheU family protein, which translates to MLIPHDQLEVDTLTRLIEDFVTRDGTDNGDETPLETRVLRVRSALSKGQALIVFDPESEQCQLMLKHDVPKHLFD; encoded by the coding sequence ATGCTGATCCCCCACGACCAACTTGAAGTCGACACCCTCACCCGCCTGATCGAAGACTTCGTCACCCGTGACGGCACCGACAATGGTGATGAAACGCCACTTGAGACCCGCGTACTCCGGGTTCGAAGTGCATTGAGCAAGGGCCAGGCACTGATTGTCTTCGACCCGGAAAGCGAACAATGCCAACTGATGCTCAAGCACGACGTCCCCAAGCATCTGTTCGACTGA
- the csrA gene encoding carbon storage regulator CsrA — protein sequence MLVLSRVVGELISIGDNISLRILAINGNNIRFGIEAPPNVNVHRAEVYERIQSRRAQSKGR from the coding sequence ATGCTTGTACTCAGCCGCGTTGTGGGCGAATTGATTTCCATCGGCGACAACATTTCCCTGCGCATCCTCGCGATCAACGGCAACAACATCCGCTTTGGCATCGAGGCCCCCCCGAACGTGAATGTGCACCGCGCTGAGGTCTACGAGCGCATTCAGTCGCGCCGCGCCCAGTCCAAGGGGCGCTGA
- a CDS encoding SDR family oxidoreductase, whose amino-acid sequence MQNRMMITGAGSGLGREIALRWAREGWQLALSDVSEPGLQETLMLVREAGGEGFVQRCDVRDYSQLTAFAQACEQKLGGIDVIVNNAGVASGGFFSELSLEDWDWQIAINLMGVVKGCKAFLPLLEKSKGKIINIASMAALMQGPAMSNYNVAKAGVVALSESLLIELAQQEVSVHVVCPSFFQTNLLDSFRGPTPAMKAQVGKLLESSPITATDIADYIYQQVAAGEFMILPHEQGRMAWAIKQKNPQLLYNEMTVMADKMRAKARQCAS is encoded by the coding sequence ATGCAAAATCGCATGATGATCACGGGCGCCGGCTCCGGCCTGGGACGGGAAATCGCACTGCGCTGGGCCCGTGAAGGCTGGCAGTTGGCGTTGTCGGATGTCAGTGAACCCGGTTTGCAGGAAACCCTCATGTTGGTGCGCGAGGCGGGTGGCGAAGGGTTCGTCCAGCGTTGCGATGTGCGCGACTACAGCCAGTTGACGGCGTTCGCCCAGGCCTGCGAACAGAAGCTCGGCGGCATCGATGTGATCGTCAACAACGCCGGCGTGGCCTCGGGCGGATTCTTCAGTGAGCTGTCGCTTGAAGACTGGGACTGGCAGATTGCGATCAACCTGATGGGCGTGGTCAAGGGGTGCAAGGCCTTCCTGCCGCTGCTGGAAAAGAGCAAAGGCAAGATCATCAACATCGCCTCCATGGCCGCGTTGATGCAGGGCCCGGCCATGAGCAACTACAACGTGGCCAAGGCCGGTGTGGTGGCGCTGTCCGAGAGCCTGTTGATTGAACTGGCGCAGCAGGAAGTCAGTGTGCATGTGGTGTGCCCGTCATTCTTCCAGACCAACTTGCTGGACTCTTTCCGGGGCCCGACCCCGGCCATGAAAGCCCAGGTCGGCAAGTTGCTGGAAAGTTCGCCGATTACCGCCACGGATATCGCGGACTACATTTACCAACAGGTTGCCGCTGGCGAGTTCATGATCCTGCCCCATGAACAGGGACGCATGGCCTGGGCGATCAAGCAAAAGAACCCGCAACTGCTCTACAACGAAATGACCGTGATGGCCGACAAGATGCGCGCCAAGGCCAGGCAATGCGCCAGCTGA
- a CDS encoding DUF3309 family protein, with product MGTILLVILILLLIGGLPVFPHSRSWGYGPSGVIGVVVVVLVVLLLLGRI from the coding sequence ATGGGCACCATTCTTCTCGTGATTCTGATCCTCCTGCTGATCGGTGGCCTGCCAGTCTTCCCGCATTCACGCAGTTGGGGCTACGGCCCGTCCGGTGTAATCGGCGTGGTGGTGGTCGTATTAGTGGTTTTGTTGCTACTTGGCAGGATTTGA
- a CDS encoding LTA synthase family protein: MANPDALNQQRASNRLLQPTVKSHLAYTLLCALIIMVMLSVLRVALLVYNREMILNTPASTFVEAFANGLRFDLRLVVYLSIPLLLALFSVRAMAARGFFRFWLTVVSSIALFLGLMEMDFYREFHQRLNGLVFQYVKEDPKTVMSMLWYGFPVVRYLLAWAVGTWLLSLAFKGADRATRPRGPFSGGSISTRQVAPWYARIGVFVVCLLICVVAARGTLRQGPPLRWGDVYTTDSNFANQLGLNGSLSLIAAAKSRMSEERDNIWKPTIPQEQAQQTVRDMLVMPDEKLVDADIAAVRRDYTPPADKTLPIKNVVVILMESMAGHSVGALGGPGNITPYLDKLSKEGLLFDRFFSNGTHTHQGMFATMACFPNLPGFEYLMQTPEGSHKLSGLPQLLSARKFDDVYVYNGDFAWDNQSGFFSNQGMTNFIGRNDYVNPVFSDPTWGVSDQDMFDRGLQELKAREGKKPFYALLQTLSNHTPYALPTPLPVEKVTDRGSLNEHLTAMRYADWALGQFFEKARKEPYFKETLFVIVGDHGFGNERQITEMDLGRFNVPMLMIAPGIQEKFGQLDHTVGTQIDIVPTIMGRLGGEVRHQCWGRDLLNLPQGDTGFGVIKPSGSEQTTAIITADRILVLPKEKEMPPKMYAYELGANPHSEIIPDAPQTAEMKKKLESFLQTATKSLIDNTAGVVNGKPD; the protein is encoded by the coding sequence ATGGCAAACCCGGACGCCCTGAATCAGCAGCGAGCTTCAAATCGCTTGCTGCAACCGACCGTCAAATCGCACCTGGCCTATACGCTGCTGTGCGCCCTGATCATCATGGTGATGCTCTCGGTATTGCGCGTGGCGCTGCTGGTCTACAACCGGGAGATGATCCTCAATACCCCGGCCTCGACCTTTGTTGAAGCGTTCGCCAACGGCCTGCGCTTCGACTTGCGCCTGGTGGTGTACCTGAGCATTCCGTTGCTGTTGGCGCTGTTCAGCGTGCGGGCAATGGCGGCGCGCGGTTTCTTCCGCTTCTGGTTGACCGTCGTCTCGAGCATTGCGCTGTTCCTTGGCCTGATGGAGATGGATTTCTACCGCGAGTTCCATCAGCGCCTCAACGGCCTGGTCTTCCAGTACGTCAAGGAAGACCCGAAAACCGTGATGAGCATGCTCTGGTACGGTTTCCCGGTGGTGCGTTACCTGCTGGCCTGGGCCGTGGGCACCTGGCTGCTGAGCCTGGCGTTCAAGGGCGCCGACCGCGCGACCCGGCCACGTGGCCCGTTCAGCGGTGGCAGCATCAGCACCCGTCAGGTAGCGCCGTGGTATGCGCGTATCGGCGTGTTCGTGGTGTGCCTGTTGATTTGCGTGGTGGCCGCTCGCGGCACCTTGCGTCAGGGCCCGCCACTTCGTTGGGGTGACGTTTACACCACCGACTCGAACTTCGCCAACCAGTTGGGCCTCAATGGCTCGTTGTCGCTGATCGCGGCGGCCAAGAGCCGCATGTCCGAAGAGCGCGACAACATCTGGAAGCCGACGATCCCGCAGGAGCAGGCGCAGCAGACCGTGCGCGACATGCTGGTGATGCCGGACGAGAAACTGGTAGACGCCGACATCGCTGCCGTCCGTCGTGACTACACGCCGCCGGCCGACAAGACCCTGCCGATCAAGAACGTTGTCGTGATCCTCATGGAAAGCATGGCCGGTCACTCGGTGGGCGCCCTGGGTGGCCCTGGCAACATCACGCCGTACCTCGACAAACTGTCGAAAGAAGGCCTGCTGTTCGACCGCTTCTTCTCCAACGGCACCCATACCCACCAGGGCATGTTTGCCACCATGGCGTGCTTCCCGAACCTGCCGGGTTTCGAATACCTGATGCAGACCCCGGAAGGCAGCCATAAGCTGTCCGGCCTGCCGCAGTTGCTCAGTGCGCGCAAGTTCGACGACGTGTATGTCTACAACGGCGACTTCGCCTGGGACAACCAGTCGGGTTTCTTCAGCAACCAGGGCATGACCAACTTCATCGGGCGTAACGACTACGTCAACCCGGTGTTCTCCGACCCGACGTGGGGCGTGTCCGACCAGGACATGTTCGACCGTGGTTTGCAGGAGCTGAAGGCTCGCGAAGGCAAGAAGCCGTTCTATGCGTTGCTGCAAACCCTGTCCAACCACACGCCGTACGCCTTGCCGACACCGTTGCCGGTCGAGAAAGTCACCGATCGCGGTAGCTTGAACGAGCATTTGACGGCCATGCGCTACGCCGACTGGGCGTTGGGTCAATTCTTCGAAAAGGCCCGTAAGGAGCCGTACTTCAAGGAAACCCTGTTTGTGATCGTGGGTGACCATGGTTTTGGCAACGAGCGCCAGATCACCGAAATGGACTTGGGCCGCTTCAACGTACCGATGTTGATGATTGCACCGGGCATCCAGGAAAAATTCGGTCAGCTCGACCACACCGTGGGCACACAGATCGACATCGTGCCGACCATCATGGGCCGGTTGGGTGGTGAAGTGCGCCATCAGTGCTGGGGCCGTGACCTGTTGAACCTGCCGCAAGGTGATACCGGTTTTGGCGTGATCAAGCCATCGGGCAGCGAGCAGACCACCGCGATCATCACCGCGGACCGGATCCTGGTGCTGCCTAAAGAAAAAGAAATGCCACCGAAGATGTATGCCTACGAATTGGGGGCCAACCCTCATTCCGAAATCATCCCGGATGCACCGCAAACGGCCGAGATGAAGAAAAAACTTGAGTCGTTCCTGCAAACCGCAACCAAAAGCCTGATCGATAACACCGCCGGTGTTGTCAATGGCAAGCCTGACTAA
- the speE gene encoding polyamine aminopropyltransferase, with protein sequence MSTTKTSEYLETLYEGYGQRFRMEKLLHEVRTEHQHLVIFENPRMGRVMALDGVIQTTEADEFIYHEMLTHVPILAHGTAKRVLIIGGGDGGMLREVAKHRSIEHITMVEIDGTVVDMCKEFLPNHSKGAFDDPRLNLVIDDGMRFVATTQEKFDVIISDSTDPIGPGEVLFSENFYQACHRCLNEGGILVTQNGTPFMQIEEVKTTAGRLRSLFPDWHFYQAAVPTYIGGAMTFAWGATNTAYRKLSRETLSQRFAGSGIITRYYNPEIHIGAFALPQYVLQAVNKPSND encoded by the coding sequence ATGAGCACCACCAAGACCAGCGAGTACCTGGAAACCCTCTACGAAGGCTACGGCCAGCGTTTTCGCATGGAAAAACTGCTGCACGAAGTGCGCACCGAGCACCAGCACCTGGTGATCTTCGAAAACCCGCGCATGGGCCGGGTCATGGCACTGGACGGCGTGATCCAGACCACCGAAGCCGACGAATTCATCTACCACGAGATGCTCACCCATGTGCCGATCCTGGCCCATGGCACCGCCAAGCGCGTGTTGATCATCGGCGGTGGCGACGGCGGCATGCTGCGCGAAGTGGCCAAGCACCGCAGCATCGAACACATCACCATGGTCGAAATCGACGGCACCGTGGTCGACATGTGCAAGGAATTCCTGCCGAACCACTCCAAGGGAGCGTTCGATGACCCCCGCCTGAACCTGGTGATCGACGACGGCATGCGTTTCGTCGCCACCACTCAGGAAAAATTCGACGTGATCATCTCCGACTCCACCGACCCGATCGGGCCGGGTGAAGTGCTGTTCTCGGAGAACTTCTACCAGGCGTGCCACCGCTGCCTGAACGAAGGCGGCATCCTGGTGACCCAGAACGGCACGCCGTTCATGCAGATCGAAGAAGTTAAAACCACCGCCGGGCGCCTGCGCAGCCTGTTCCCGGACTGGCACTTCTACCAGGCTGCGGTGCCAACCTACATCGGCGGCGCGATGACCTTTGCCTGGGGCGCGACCAACACGGCGTACCGCAAACTGTCCCGCGAAACCCTGAGCCAGCGGTTTGCCGGCAGCGGCATCATCACGCGCTACTACAACCCGGAAATCCACATAGGCGCCTTCGCCTTGCCACAATACGTATTGCAAGCCGTGAACAAACCAAGCAACGACTGA